In Flavobacterium enshiense, the genomic stretch AGCGTCCTGTGAACTTATGAAATATTTAATGATATAATTTGCTGGTAACGAATTGTTAGCAATGATTTGTTGTGATATTGCATCTAAATCAAAAGGATGTAAGCCATCTTGTGGTTCAGTTGAATCACAGATAATTACGGGGGCAAGCGGATTTACGGCATTGTTAACTGTTTGAAGCGTGATGGTGGCATAATCGACAGGACAACCAAACTTATTTTCAACTCGAACTACAATAGTATTTCCCTGGCTGTTTGAATACGATTGAGGATTAGTGATTTTATTTTGTTGGTTTTGGGCATCTGTTAAGCTGTGGTAATACCCAGTGATGGATATTACGTTTAATCCTCCCGTAATAGTTTGAGTGGCAGTGTTTAAATTAAATGCGCTGATACCATCATTGTTGTCATCACATTGGACTAAAACAGCATCATTTGGTGTAGGGACATATTCAACATTCATATAGCCGCGAACTTTACAAGTACCTACATCTGCAAGCAGCATATATACGCCTGCAGAAGCAATGGTATAGGTAGGAGAACTGATATTGATATAACCGGGAATAGGTGTGCCGTTTTTGTGCCAGGTATAGCTTCGTGTGCCTGGTACAATATAATCTGGTGTTATGGTAAGGGTTTCTCCAGGACAAAGCGGGTTTCCGTTCGCAAATAAACGATCTTCTCCCATAGCATAATCGTTACTGAAAGTATTACCGCCAATAAAAATAGCCGAATCATAAAGATTATTTGCCTGATCGGCAATAACTAACTTGACATGATATGATATTCCGGGTTCTATGTCAGCCTCTGCATTCATAATCTGCGTCTGACCGTTAAAATTGGTGGGATAGATCCTTCCGTTGAAAGCGTCAAAATATTCAGCATTTGCTGGTGGACATGTTGTTCCAGATCCTCTAACAGTGGTCACTTTTACCGGAATGGTTGTTTTTGGTACAACGCCTAGGTTCTTATAGTTTGGGGAGCTGTTTTTTTTTATCAGAAGGGCAAATCCATCAGAAGAATTACATTGGTTAGATTTGGGATTTGATAAATATTGTTCTGATGAAAATATGTAATTGAAACTTACGTAATTGGTCACCGAAACAAAATCAAATTCGACTATGGTGGCATTAACGGTGTTGTTTTCTCCGATGGCTCGCTCCAAGTCTGAATCTCCCGGCCAGTTTGTAGGTCCTTGACTAAGTAAGGTTGTGTTAGGTCCGACAGCTGATGAAGCTTTGCCGGTGGAAATAATCAACCCATGTCCTAATGGGAATCCTGAAGAATTTGCGTTAAACCAGGCATAACTTTTTTGTCCATTGCCAAAATTCCATCCAGTAATCGAAACATTTGTCGGTTCCACACAGCTTTCAGTCGAAAAAAGATCCTTGACCAATTGTGTAGGAGTCTTGGTATTGTCAATGGTAATATATTGCGCATTAGAAGATATACTGAACAATACGAACAGTAGGAGTAATGGTATTTGATATGGGATATAGGATGTATGCATAGTACCTTAAAGATACTACAAGTCTCTCTTTTTCAGAATTTTAAACGACATAATAACAAAAATAACTGTCCAAATTAACGCGATGAAGATGGAGGAGAAATGAACATTGTAATCCTTGATGTTTTCCACTCCAATTTGAGTGCTGACTGTTTTAATGAAATTCAACCTACTTATGGGTTCTATGATCAGATTGGACATTGATTCAAGAGGGAAAAATTTAAAGATTGTATTGGCTCTGTCGAAATCATCAAATACAAATTTGCCCATTATTCCGTAGGTGACTTTTTCTATGAAAAACCAAACCATTAAAAAACCAAGCGCAAATGCAGAACGTTTGATTAATATGCCAAGAAATAGACAGAAAGAGAAAAAAGCAACCAACTTGATAAAATAAGCCATCAGGTATTCCAGATCCGAAAAAACAATACCTATTTCATTATAGGAAGAAAATGAATAACCTAAGATGAGGGTAACGATAAAGACAAACACTGTTGAAATTCCGGCAAATAAAAGTACGGTTAGAAATTTTGACAGAATGAATTCTTTTTTACTCATTCCGTCAATAAGATTTTGTTTAAGCGTCCCATAGCTGTACTCGTTTGCTATCATCGAAACGATAACAACAGCCAAGAAAAGTTTTAACCACGCCACAAAATAAGTGTTGAAATGCCAGATGTAAGGGAAATTAAAGATACCGCTATCGGCTGCATTAAATTTAAAAGGGCCTAAATCGAATTTGATCGAGGCAACTAATGAAATAAAGCAGATCAGTACAAAATAGGTGATGATCAGTACGCGGCTAGCGTGGTTTTTCCAAAGTTTTTGTAATTCTATATTTAAAAGTCGTTTCATTTTTTATTTGGGAATTAGTCCCGAAGGCATATCGGGTCCATTTTTTTGAATTTGATTAGTTGCTAGTGTAACTCGAATAGCTATTGATGATTGGTTAGCTGCAGAAACTGTTCTTCCAGGCTGTGTTTTCGTTTTACCAAAAGCTGAAGGCTGATATTGTTTTGGAAAAGGTATCGGTTCAAATCGGCAGCTTCCAGCGGTGATTTTAAAAAGACATACAATTTTCCGTCCTCTTCGTCAATTTTGTCAACTGCACTATGGCGTTGAAGCAATGCTTTTAATTCATTATTGTTTTCGGATTGCAATTCAAAAAATCCTTCGCTGGCCATTATTTCATGCACAGAGCCCGAGTACAGAACTTCTCCTTTTCTTAATACAATTACATGTGTGCATATTTTTTCAACTTCATCTAGAAGGTGGGAAGCCAATAAAATGGTGGTTCCTAAAGAAGCGATGTGCTTAATGATGTCTCGAATCTGTCTTATTCCCTGCGGATCCAACCCATTGGTAGGTTCATCCAGAATGAGTATTTCGGGGTCATTTAATAAGGCAGAGGCAATAGCCAAACGTTGTTTCATCCCTAAAGAAAAAGTTCGAAACGGACTGTCTTTTCGATCCGATAGGCCAACAACCTCAAGCTTTTCATCAACTTTATCATAATGGATACCTTTGATATCACAAACCAATTTCAGATTTTCCTCAGCTGTCATATAAGGATAGAAATTCGGTCTCTCGATGATAGCCCCCACTTTTTTTAAGGCGTGGTGGGTGTCTGTTTTTCCGTCAAACCATTTATAATTTCCCGAAGTTTTGTTGACAACATTAAGGATGATTCCCAATGTGGTTGATTTTCCACTTCCGTTCGGACCTAAAATACCATAGACATTTCCTTTTTTTATTTCAAATGAAACATCTTTTACGGCGTGAATTTTTCCGAATTTTTTATTCAGGTTGTCAATTGTCAGTATAGTTTCCAAAATAACTTTCTTTAGGTTATTAATAGGACGAACTATTCTATAATTTGTTACCGACAAGTTGTAAATTACTGATAAGGTACAATTTCAGGTCGGCCAATCTGAAAATCAGGGAGCCTGATATAGTTGTTTTTGTAGGCATTCGATCTAAACACCTCATCTCCAACCCCGGGAATGGAAGGATAATAGGCAAATGAAAGAATGAAACTGTTAAAAACCATGTAGTCATTACTGATTATAAATCCGACTCCAAATTTTGAATACAATTTACTTTGAAATAATTTTTCGGTTGAACCGCTTAGCATACCGAATTCCATACTATAGAAAGGACTTAGTCTGAATCCGTACAACTGGCCGGGAACATAAGATTGCGTCTGAAATGTCACCAACATTTTTTTAGAGCCTTTTCGCCTGTCCTCGAAACCTTCAATACCTGAATTACCACCTAAACTGATTAAATCACTTTCTGTCTCCAACCGATTATTCCCAATTGTTAATTGCGGTTTTATAAATTGACGAAATTTCCAATTCCCCAATTCGAATAATGGTGTGAAATAATTCATTTCGGCATTGAAGGTTGCTTGTTGGTTGCGGTCGTCTTTAAAAAAACTGCCCGCCTCAAAAGTAGCGGCCAGAAATCCGAAAGTATAATACCCTCCAACCGAATACCTTCCTCCAAAATAATATCGCTTAACGTTGTTTTTAT encodes the following:
- a CDS encoding T9SS type B sorting domain-containing protein, with protein sequence MHTSYIPYQIPLLLLFVLFSISSNAQYITIDNTKTPTQLVKDLFSTESCVEPTNVSITGWNFGNGQKSYAWFNANSSGFPLGHGLIISTGKASSAVGPNTTLLSQGPTNWPGDSDLERAIGENNTVNATIVEFDFVSVTNYVSFNYIFSSEQYLSNPKSNQCNSSDGFALLIKKNSSPNYKNLGVVPKTTIPVKVTTVRGSGTTCPPANAEYFDAFNGRIYPTNFNGQTQIMNAEADIEPGISYHVKLVIADQANNLYDSAIFIGGNTFSNDYAMGEDRLFANGNPLCPGETLTITPDYIVPGTRSYTWHKNGTPIPGYINISSPTYTIASAGVYMLLADVGTCKVRGYMNVEYVPTPNDAVLVQCDDNNDGISAFNLNTATQTITGGLNVISITGYYHSLTDAQNQQNKITNPQSYSNSQGNTIVVRVENKFGCPVDYATITLQTVNNAVNPLAPVIICDSTEPQDGLHPFDLDAISQQIIANNSLPANYIIKYFISSQDALLENNQLNTPFTNTIANQQTIYARIINGPDCYGIIPVTLKVNSFPNLLDETIVLCNGESIVLDAGSGYTSYSWDTTPVQNAQSITVSESEDYTVTVTNADNCVTSKTFTVIASEVATIISIEVNSFSGMNNSVTVHVSGNGNYEFSLDGVVYQDSNVFTNVLPGEYQVFVRDKNGCGTTRPQHIIVLDYPRFFTPNGDGYNDIWAIKNLDSEYPNSKLFIFDRYGKLVKHIFPLNDGWNGTLNNSALPSDDYWFNLTLDNGRNIKGHFTLKR
- a CDS encoding ABC transporter permease, producing the protein MKRLLNIELQKLWKNHASRVLIITYFVLICFISLVASIKFDLGPFKFNAADSGIFNFPYIWHFNTYFVAWLKLFLAVVIVSMIANEYSYGTLKQNLIDGMSKKEFILSKFLTVLLFAGISTVFVFIVTLILGYSFSSYNEIGIVFSDLEYLMAYFIKLVAFFSFCLFLGILIKRSAFALGFLMVWFFIEKVTYGIMGKFVFDDFDRANTIFKFFPLESMSNLIIEPISRLNFIKTVSTQIGVENIKDYNVHFSSIFIALIWTVIFVIMSFKILKKRDL
- a CDS encoding ABC transporter ATP-binding protein, whose amino-acid sequence is METILTIDNLNKKFGKIHAVKDVSFEIKKGNVYGILGPNGSGKSTTLGIILNVVNKTSGNYKWFDGKTDTHHALKKVGAIIERPNFYPYMTAEENLKLVCDIKGIHYDKVDEKLEVVGLSDRKDSPFRTFSLGMKQRLAIASALLNDPEILILDEPTNGLDPQGIRQIRDIIKHIASLGTTILLASHLLDEVEKICTHVIVLRKGEVLYSGSVHEIMASEGFFELQSENNNELKALLQRHSAVDKIDEEDGKLYVFLKSPLEAADLNRYLFQNNISLQLLVKRKHSLEEQFLQLTNHQ